A window of Rhinatrema bivittatum chromosome 2, aRhiBiv1.1, whole genome shotgun sequence contains these coding sequences:
- the LOC115083484 gene encoding zonadhesin-like — translation MMQIRSSLFLLMALPALLLEVQMTAALAIKQCGLHQTYNECGSACPTNCYNLFDKARTCTRQCASGCFCDPGYVLKDDISGECVLASECQGLCPENSEYKTCGSPCEQINCDDDLNVESPRICPAMCVSGCFCKPGHVYQNGRSGACVHPFDCPPRVNHRNQ, via the exons CATTACCTGCCTTACTTCTGGAAGTACAGATGACAGCAGCTTTGGCAATAA AACAATGTGGATTGCACCAGACGTATAATGAATGTGGATCTGCCTGTCCCACGAACTGCTACAATCTCTTTGACAAGGCCCGGACCTGCACAAGGCAGTGTGCCTCTGGCTGCTTCTGCGATCCAGGATATGTGCTTAAAGATGATATATCTGGGGAGTGTGTGCTTGCGAGTGAGTGCCAAGGTCTTTGTCCAGAGAACAGCGAGTATAAAACCTGTGGGAGCCCCTGTGAGCAGATAAACTGTGACGACGACCTGAATGTCGAGTCACCTAGGATTTGTCCCGCGATGTGTGTTTCAGGCTGCTTCTGTAAGCCAGGGCACGTTTATCAGAATGGTAGATCCGGTGCCTGCGTGCATCCCTTTGACTGCCCTCCAAGGGTTAATCATAGAAACCAATAA